In the genome of Pempheris klunzingeri isolate RE-2024b chromosome 3, fPemKlu1.hap1, whole genome shotgun sequence, one region contains:
- the LOC139198644 gene encoding arachidonate 12-lipoxygenase, 12R-type-like encodes MVDYDVTVSTASLISATTFNNVSIKLVGTDGESERTWLIGFKGVTSFIRGTESTFTVSCPVSLGKLVLIELDKKRLLLFPEDSWFPKKVEVRSPEGDTYNFPIYRWIDDYEVHRFREGTALRVYDDKNHLGLYSREQELIQRKEDYRWDVYVEGIPHCIQAEGPLSLPCEVRFSFTKTTEFAFTAATGLAELQLKGLADSHENWTSIDDINQVFCCKRTDISDYVQEHWKEDALFGYQFLNGVNPMLIRRCTALPGNFPVTDDMVFLHGQTTLAEEMKKGNIFLCDYKRFDGLEANTINGKQQYLMAPLILLHKTPDDKMMPIAIQLKQTPADDNPIFCPTDSEYDWLTAKIFVRSADFNEHQLNVHLLRTHLLAEVFAVSLLRNMPMVHPLYKLLIPHTRYTLQINFLARDLLISETGTFTKFASSGGEGMITILRRSLSAVTYSSLCIPDDIAERGLEAVQNFYYKDDGLQLWDIIHRFVKGVLSYYYKNDTEVKQDTELQKWISEIFEHGFLSQAGTGIPQSLTSVAELIKFVTMVIFTCSAQHSAVNGGQYDYGGWMPNTPITLQLPPPTKKGTTSEATMLQTFPDVNTTVQGMATMWLLSKQSSDFVPLGNYPEEHFSEEIPCKLIKEFQEELGVLTTVINNRNESLEIPYTYEDPTKVENSVAI; translated from the exons ATGGTAGACTATGATGTCACCGTATCCACGGCCAGTCTTATCAGTGCCACCACTTTTAACAATGTCTCCATTAAGCTGGTGGGCACAGATGGGGAGAGTGAACGCACATGGCTCATAGGCTTCAAAGGGGTTACGTCCTTCATAAGAGGAACA GAGTCTACATTTACAGTGTCCTGCCCTGTCTCTCTTGGAAAGCTGGTTCTGATAGAGCTAGATAAAAAGCGTCTCCTACTATTCCCAGAAGACTCCTGGTTCCCTAAGAAGGTGGAAGTGAGATCCCCAGAGGGAGACACCTACAACTTCCCCATCTACCGCTGGATCGATGATTATGAGGTGCACCGCTTCAGAGAGGGAACAG CTCTGAGAGTCTACGATGACAAGAATCATCTTGGCTTGTACAGTCGTGAGCAGGAGCTTATCCAGCGAAAGGAAGACTATCG CTGGGATGTGTATGTAGAGGGAATACCCCACTGCATACAGGCAGAAGGTCCTCTTTCTCTGCCCTGTGAGGTCCGGTTCTCCTTCACCAAGACTACAGAGTTTGCCTTCACTGCAGCTACAGG GCTGGCTGAGCTGCAGTTGAAGGGACTGGCTGATTCCCATGAGAACTGGACTAGTATTGATGATATCAACCAGGTGTTCTGCTGCAAACGGACTGACATATCAG ATTATGTCCAGGAACACTGGAAAGAGGATGCTTTGTTCGGCTACCAGTTTCTAAATGGTGTCAACCCCATGTTGATCCGACGTTGCACAGCCCTGCCCGGGAACTTTCCTGTCACTGATGACATGGTCTTCCTCCATGGTCAGACCACTTTGGCAGAAGAAATGAAG AAAGGCAACATATTCCTGTGCGACTACAAGCGTTTTGATGGACTGGAAGCAAACACCATCAATGGGAAGCAGCAGTACTTGATGGCTCCTCTCATCCTTCTCCACAAAACACCTGATGATAAGATGATGCCAATTGCTATTCAG CTGAAGCAGACTCCAGCAGACGACAATCCCATCTTTTGTCCTACTGATTCTGAGTACGACTGGTTGACGGCCAAGATTTTTGTGAGAAGTGCAGATTTCAACGAGCATCAGCTAAATGTTCACCTGCTGCGCACTCATCTGCTGGCTGAAGTGTTTGCAGTGTCACTGCTGCGCAACATGCCCATGGTCCATCCTCTGTACAAG CTCCTCATACCTCACACTCGCTACACTCTGCAGATCAACTTCTTGGCTCGAGATCTTCTAATATCTGAAACTGGAACTTTCACAAAG TTTGCGTCTTCTGGTGGAGAGGGTATGATCACAATCCTGAGGAGATCCCTGTCCGCAGTGACCTACAGCTCCCTCTGCATACCAGACGACATTGCTGAGCGTGGACTGGAGGCTGTGCAGAACTTCTACTACAAGGATGATGGACTCCAGCTCTGGGATATCATCCACAG GTTTGTGAAGGGGGTGCTCAGCTACTACTACAAAAATGATACTGAGGTtaaacaagacactgaactgCAGAAGTGGATTTCGGAGATTTTTGAACATGGATTCCTTTCCCAAGCAGGCACAG GAATCCCGCAGAGCCTCACCAGCGTGGCTGAGTTGATCAAGTTTGTCACCATGGTGATCTTCACTTGCTCAGCACAGCACTCGGCCGTGAACGGCGGACAG TATGACTATGGTGGCTGGATGCCCAACACTCCCATCACCTTGCAGCTTCCTCCACCAACCAAAAAGGGGACAACGAGCGAGGCCACGATGCTGCAGACATTCCCCGATGTCAACACAACAGTTCAGGGAATGGCTACCATGTGGCTACTCAGCAAACAGTCCTCTGACTTC GTCCCTCTTGGAAATTACCCGGAGGAGCATTTCTCTGAGGAGATTCCCTGCAAGCTGATAAAGGAATTTCAAGAAGAGCTTGGAGTGCTGACTACAGTCATCAATAACAGAAACGAAAGTCTGGAAATCCCGTACACATACGAGGATCCAACCAAGGTGGAAAACAGTGTGGCCATTTGA
- the LOC139225391 gene encoding arachidonate 12-lipoxygenase, 12R-type-like, producing MVKYEVIVTTANLAQATTTNNVFIKLVGMDGESNRTWLTSIKGTATFYLGAESKFSVSCPTSLGKLVLVEIDKKPLPLFPEDSWFPSKVKVKSPEGDIYNFPIYRWITDSEVHLFREGTALRILDDDHHLGKYSREKELKQREQLYSWAVYKEGLTHCIKADNPLSLPCEVRFSFTKTTEFLYTASTGLTELKLKGLSGSKQNWTNIDSIRKVFCNKTTNISDYVQKHWRDDAFFGYQYLNGVNPLMIRRCTALPSNFPVTDDMVFLRGGKCLTEEMQEGNMFLCDYKRLDGLQTNVINGKKQYLMAPLVLLHKTPDDKMMPIAIQLKQTPADDNPIFCPTDSEYDWLMAKIFVRSAEFNEHQLNVHLLRTHLLAEVFAVSLLRNLPMVHPLYKLLIPNTRYTLQINYLARLLLIADKGVFTQFASSGGEGMITILKRSLSAATYSSLCIPDDIAERGLEAVPNFYYRDDGLKLWDIIHRFVTGVLGYYYKRDAEVCQDSELQKWIQDIFEHGFLSQTCTGIPQSFSTVAELIKFVTMVIFTCSGQHSAVNSGQYDYGGWMPNTPISLQLPPPTTKGTASEATMLRTFPDVNTTVQGMSTMWLLSKQSSDFVPIGRYPQEHFSEEVPCKLIKDFQGELHILSTVIKTRNKSLEVPYTYMDPALVENSVAI from the exons ATGGTGAAGTATGAAGTCATTGTAACCACTGCAAACCTTGCTCAGGCCACCACTACAAATAATGTGTTCATTAAGCTGGTGGGCATGGATGGGGAGAGTAATCGCACGTGGCTCACAAGCATTAAAGGGACTGCCACCTTCTACTTGGGCGCA GAGTCAAAATTCTCTGTGTCCTGCCCCACCTCTCTTGGAAAGCTGGTGCTGGTTGAGATTGACAAAAAGCCTCTCCCACTGTTCCCGGAAGACTCCTGGTTTCCCAGCAAGGTTAAAGTGAAATCTCCTGAGGGAGACATCTACAACTTTCCCATCTACCGCTGGATCACTGACAGCGAGGTTCACCTGTTCAGAGAGGGAACAG CTCTGAGAATCTTGGACGACGATCATCACCTTGGCAAGTACAGTAGAGAGAAGGAGCTGAAGCAAAGAGAGCAACTTTATAG CTGGGCTGTTTATAAAGAGGGACTAACGCACTGCATTAAAGCAGACAaccctctttctctgccttgtGAGGTCCGCTTTTCCTTCACAAAGACTACAGAGTTTCTCTACACTGCATCCACTGG GCTGACAGAGCTGAAACTGAAGGGACTGTCTGGCAGCAAGCAGAATTGGACTAACATTGATTCTATTCGCAAAGTGTtctgcaacaaaacaacaaacatatcAG ACTATGTCCAGAAACACTGGAGGGACGATGCGTTTTTTGGTTACCAGTATCTAAATGGTGTCAACCCCCTGATGATCCGACGTTGCACAGCCCTGCCCAGCAACTTCCCGGTCACTGATGACATGGTGTTTCTCCGCGGTGGGAAGTGCTTAACTGAAGAAATGCAG GAAGGCAACATGTTCCTGTGTGACTATAAGCGTTTGGATGGACTGCAAACAAATGTCATCAATGGGAAGAAGCAATACTTGATGGCTCCTCTCGTGCTGCTCCACAAAACGCCTGATGATAAGATGATGCCGATTGCTATCCAG ctGAAGCAGACTCCAGCAGACGACAATCCCATCTTTTGTCCTACTGATTCTGAGTACGACTGGTTGATGGCCAAGATTTTTGTGAGAAGCGCGGAATTCAACGAGCATCAACTAAATGTTCACCTGCTGCGCACTCATCTGCTGGCTGAAGTGTTTGCAGTGTCACTGCTGCGCAACCTGCCCATGGTCCATCCTCTGTACAAG CTCCTCATACCTAACACTCGCTACACTCTGCAGATCAACTACTTGGCTCGACTTCTTCTAATTGCTGACAAAGGAGTTTTCACACAG tttgcatcttctggtggaGAGGGTATGATCACAATTCTGAAGAGATCCCTGTCCGCAGCGACCTACAGCTCCCTCTGCATACCAGACGACATTGCTGAGCGTGGACTGGAGGCTGTGCCGAACTTCTACTACAGGGATGATGGACTCAAGCTCTGGGATATCATCCACAG GTTTGTGACGGGAGTGCTTGGCTACTACTACAAGAGAGACGCTGAGGTTTGCCAAGACTCTGAACTGCAGAAGTGGATTCAAGACATTTTTGAACACGGATTTCTCTCCCAAACATGCACAG GAATTCCTCAAAGTTTCAGCACTGTGGCTGAGTTGATCAAGTTTGTCACCATGGTGATTTTCACTTGCTCAGGCCAGCACTCAGCTGTGAACTCTGGACAG TATGACTATGGTGGCTGGATGCCCAACACTCCTATATCCTTGCAACTTCCTCCACCAACCACAAAAGGGACAGCAAGCGAGGCCACGATGCTGCGGACATTCCCTGACGTCAACACGACAGTACAGGGAATGTCCACCATGTGGCTACTAAGCAAGCAGTCCTCTGACTTT gTCCCTATCGGCCGGTACCCACAGGAGCATTTCTCTGAGGAGGTTCCCTGCAAGCTGATAAAGGATTTTCAAGGAGAACTTCACATTTTAAGCACGGTGATCAAAACTAGAAACAAGAGTTTGGAAGTCCCATACACATACATGGATCCAGCGCTGGTGGAAAATAGTGTGGCCATTTGA